A single window of Maylandia zebra isolate NMK-2024a linkage group LG2, Mzebra_GT3a, whole genome shotgun sequence DNA harbors:
- the LOC112434772 gene encoding uncharacterized protein LOC112434772 isoform X3 → MAFPVQFPTGQNTLDEKRLLKLTPSAYFKSRLFNIDARFAKDTNYLFFSQFVTEIHLANSSMTIQLRKGKTMTKDGRKITSGMLQSKTEVEKLVRNKDAIRFMQPLRGTPAYWQKTTRDLFSMVRQIGTPQFFVTFSAAEMRWPEVIQAIKRQQGEEVDFEALDWSEKCEILRSNPVTTMRMFDKRVEALFRDLLFSPAQPLGEIIDYFYRVEFQHRGSPHIHMLLWIREKVEADVDDDQTVCDFVDRYISAQLPDPEKQPELHKKVTELQKHSKNHTKTCFKSVNSGCRFGFPKPPATRTMIVRQDEDSDTEAAKAKLRPLLNLLKEPEAASLTIEQILSRCNLTMNEYEQCLQDINKKTALILKRDPNECWINNYNPDLLEAWNSNLDVSFILNAYSCIEYLCKYITKKESGLSEYLKTVIDNSDKNTVNECDEMRAVMQAYSKKREISAQECVTRVCGLKMKKCSRSVVFVPTDDNPVKMSRPMSFLESTTHDSCNIWMTSLSDKYKCRPETPEYEEMSLADFAALCRLVSGPNEGKDVLPLLNQLGFVQRRKNDKPAIIRYYHCSQEKDPEQYYGRLLRLYLPHRSEQELKPQCFQTYQSFYNSGFVRLPCSDHSESVKRVVKRNKDKYEKNSEDIESALEEFEQNRDVVIDEWCNLAPESEVVRLQCDENLPERHSDDENEQENVPDYSRQSDAVTEIRAIREQPAVDPAVVRVMYQNLNQKQACVFYAIRDWCIQRVCGLNPDPFFFYINGGAGTGKSHLIKCIHSEASKILSRLPANAEEADISNPTVLLTSFTGTAAFSINGSTLHSLLKLPRSLKPPIQGLGNQLDEVRSELMNAEIIVIDEISMVSKPLFAYVDARLKQIKGTQRPFGGMSVLAVGDFYQLPPVRQSKPLCVYDPEQIDLWQEHFQMITLTEIMRQKDDVAFAEMLNRIRVKEKTDELSQCDRDLLSQAVTAPEECPTEVLHIYATNKNVESHNTDTLKKLHSNIIIINADDFQKDKCTGRMERRDKPFTGGRNDLPDTLNVAEGARVMLTRNLDTLNGLVNGAFGILVKVVRSENDGHIIKLGLRMDNRQPMRHNRSANAASDDLVYIERAEESLKFKGAVRRQFPVKLAFACTIHKTQGLTTQTAVVSMKNIFEPGMAYVALSRVTSLSGLYLQDLDEKKIYANPEVTAALQTMRQASVEEMMPLLQTVFIWMATPCSNATDMCPTQTFLTWPAEVVGELLCI, encoded by the exons ATGGCATTTCCTGTGCAGTTTCCTACTGGTCAGAATACACTGGATGAAAAGAGACTTCTTAAACTCACACCAAGTGCTTACTTCAAATCAAGGCTTTTCAACATTGATGCAAGATTTGCTAAAGACACAAATTACCTGTTTTTCTCACAGTTTGTCACTGAAATACACTTGGCTAATTCCAGTATGACGATACAGCTAAGGAAAGGTAAAACTATGACCAAAGATGGACGCAAAATCACATCAGGAATGTTACAAAGTAAGACAGAAGTAGAGAAGCTGGTAAGAAATAAAGATGCAATCAGATTTATGCAGCCACTCAGAGGAACTCCAGCTTACTGGCAGAAAACTACCAGAGATCTATTCAGCATGGTTCGCCAAATAGGAACACCTCAGTTCTTTGtcactttctctgctgctgaGATGAGATGGCCTGAAGTGATTCAAGCAATAAAGAGACAGCAAGGTGAAGAGGTTGATTTTGAAGCCCTGGACTGGtcagaaaagtgtgaaattcTAAGATCAAATCCAGTAACCACCATGCGAATGTTTGATAAACGTGTTGAGGCTTTGTTCAGAGATTTGCTTTTTTCTCCTGCACAGCCCCTTGGTGAGATCATTGAttacttttacagagttgagttCCAGCACAGAGGTAGTCCACATATACACATGTTGCTGTGGATTCGAGAAAAGGTAGAAGCAGATGTGGATGACGACCAAACTGTCTGTGACTTTGTTGACAGATACATCTCAGCTCAACTCCCTGATCCAGAAAAACAACCTGAACTGCACAAAAAAGTCACTGAGCTACAAAAGCACAGcaaaaaccacacaaagacATGCTTTAAGAGTGTGAACTCTGGTTGTAGATTTGGGTTTCCCAAACCACCAGCCACAAGAACAATGATTGTGAGACAGGATGAGGATTCAGACACTGAAGCTGCAAAAGCCAAACTCAGACCTTTGTTGAACCTGCTGAAGGAACCTGAAGCTGCTTCCCTCACCATAGAGCAGATTCTGTCACGATGCAACTTGACAATGAATGAGTATGAACAATGCCTCCAAGacataaacaagaaaacagctcTGATTCTGAAACGTGACCCAAATGAGTGTTGGATCAACAATTACAACCCAGACctgcttgaagcctggaacTCTAATTTAGATGTCTCATTCATTTTGAATGCCTATTCATGTATAGAATACCTCTGTAAATATATAACAAAGAAAGAATCTGGCCTCTCTGAATACCTGAAGACAGTTATTGACAACTCTGATAAGAACACCGTCAATGAGTGTGATGAAATGAGAGCTGTGATGCAGGCTTactcaaaaaagagagaaatcagCGCACAGGAGTGTGTGACTCGAGTCTGTGgcctaaaaatgaaaaaatgttccCGCAGTGTTGTATTTGTACCAACAGATGATAACCCAGTAAAAATGAGTCGGCCCATGAGCTTCCTGGAAAGCACAACACATGACAGCTGTAATATTTGGATGACAAGTTTGAGTGATAAATACAAATGCAGACCTGAGACCCCAGAATATGAGGAAATGTCACTGGCTGATTTTGCTGCCTTGTGCAGGTTGGTGAGTGGTCCAAATGAAGGAAAAGATGTGCTTCCTCTTCTAAACCAGCTTGGATTTGTACAAAGGCGAAAGAATGATAAACCAGCTATAATCAGATATTACCACTGTTCACAGGAAAAAGATCCTGAGCAATATTATGGTCGACTGTTGAGACTTTACCTTCCACACAGATCAGAGCAGGAACTGAAACCACAATGTTTCCAAACCTATCAGTCCTTCTACAACTCAGGTTTTGTACGACTTCCATGTTCAGACCACAGTGAGTCTGTGAAAAGGGTtgtgaaaagaaataaagacaagTATGAGAAGAACTCTGAGGATATTGAGAGTGCACTGGAAGAGTTTGAACAAAATAGGGATGTTGTGATTGATGAATGGTGTAATCTTGCTCCTGAATCTGAAGTTGTGAGGCTGCAATGTGATGAGAATCTTCCTGAGAGACATTCTGATGATGAGAACGAACAGGAGAATGTTCCCGACTACAGTCGTCAGTCTGATGCTGTAACAGAGATCAGAGCCATCAGAGAACAACCTGCAGTAGATCCAGCCGTGGTACGTGTAATGTATCAGAATCTgaaccagaagcaggcctgcgTGTTCTATGCCATAAGAGACTGGTGTATTCAGCGAGTTTGTGGTTTGAACCCAGATCCATTTTTCTTCTATATCAATGGTGGTGCAGGAACTGGAAAGTCACATCTGATTAAGTGTATTCATTCTGAAGCATCAAAGATCCTGAGCAGACTGCCTGCTAATGCAGAAGAAGCTGACATATCAAATCCAACTGTTTTACTGACTTCATTTACCGGTACAGCAGCTTTTTCTATCAATGGCTCTACGTTACATTCTCTACTGAAACTACCCAGGAGTCTGAAACCACCCATTCAAGGACTTGGTAACCAACTGGATGAAGTCAGATCTGAGCTGATGAATGCTGAAATTATTGTTATTGATGAGATTTCAATGGTTTCAAAACCCCTTTTTGCTTATGTGGATGCAAGACTGAAACAAATCAAAGGCACTCAGAGACCTTTTGGTGGAATGTCAGTTTTAGCTGTTGGAGATTTTTACCAGCTGCCACCAGTGCGACAGTCTAAACCTCTCTGTGTTTACGATCCAGAACAGATTGACCTATGGCaggaacattttcagatgatcactctAACCGAGATCATgcgtcagaaagatgatgtggcctttgcagagatgctgaacaggattagagtcaaagaaaagacagaTGAGCTTTCTCAGTGCGACAGAGATTTGTTGTCACAGGCTGTGACTGCACCAGAAGAATGTCCAACTGAGGTCTTACACATTTATGCCACCAACAAGAATGTGGAATCCCACAACACAGATACCCTGAAGAAGCTTCATTCAAACATCATAATCATCAATGCAGACGATTTCCAGAAGGATAAATGTACAGGCAGAATGGAACGAAGAGACAAACCATTTACAGGTGGGAGAAATGATTTACCTGACACTCTGAATGTTGCTGAAGGAGCTCGAGTCATGCTGACCAGAAACTTGGACACACTAAACGGTTTGGTCAACGGTGCTTTTGGTATACTGGTAAAGGTGGtgagatctgaaaatgatggacACATAATTAAACTGGGGCTCAGGATGGACAACCGGCAGCCTATGAGACACAACCGCAGTGCTAATGCAGCTTCTGATGATCTGGTTtacattgagagagcagaggagagtctGAAGTTTAAAGGAGCAGTACGCAGACAGTTTCCTGTAAAGCTAGCATTCGCTTGCACAATTCACAAAACTCAGGGTCTTACAACACAGACAGCTGTAGTTTCAATGAAGAACATTTTTGAACCAGGTATGGCTTACGTTGCTCTCAGCAGGGTGACGTCTCTCAGTGGACTCTATTTGCAGGACTTGGATGAGAAAAAGATTTACGCCAATCCCGAGGTAACTGCAGCGCTCCAAACCATGAGACAAGCCAGTGTTGAGGAAATGATGCCTCTTCTTCAG ACAGTCTTCATTTGGATGGCTACACCATGTTCAAACGCAACAGACATGtgtcctacacaaactttccTCACATGGCCAGCAGAAGTGGTGGGGGAGTTGTTGTGTATTTGA
- the LOC112434772 gene encoding uncharacterized protein LOC112434772 isoform X2 — protein MAFPVQFPTGQNTLDEKRLLKLTPSAYFKSRLFNIDARFAKDTNYLFFSQFVTEIHLANSSMTIQLRKGKTMTKDGRKITSGMLQSKTEVEKLVRNKDAIRFMQPLRGTPAYWQKTTRDLFSMVRQIGTPQFFVTFSAAEMRWPEVIQAIKRQQGEEVDFEALDWSEKCEILRSNPVTTMRMFDKRVEALFRDLLFSPAQPLGEIIDYFYRVEFQHRGSPHIHMLLWIREKVEADVDDDQTVCDFVDRYISAQLPDPEKQPELHKKVTELQKHSKNHTKTCFKSVNSGCRFGFPKPPATRTMIVRQDEDSDTEAAKAKLRPLLNLLKEPEAASLTIEQILSRCNLTMNEYEQCLQDINKKTALILKRDPNECWINNYNPDLLEAWNSNLDVSFILNAYSCIEYLCKYITKKESGLSEYLKTVIDNSDKNTVNECDEMRAVMQAYSKKREISAQECVTRVCGLKMKKCSRSVVFVPTDDNPVKMSRPMSFLESTTHDSCNIWMTSLSDKYKCRPETPEYEEMSLADFAALCRLVSGPNEGKDVLPLLNQLGFVQRRKNDKPAIIRYYHCSQEKDPEQYYGRLLRLYLPHRSEQELKPQCFQTYQSFYNSGFVRLPCSDHSESVKRVVKRNKDKYEKNSEDIESALEEFEQNRDVVIDEWCNLAPESEVVRLQCDENLPERHSDDENEQENVPDYSRQSDAVTEIRAIREQPAVDPAVVRVMYQNLNQKQACVFYAIRDWCIQRVCGLNPDPFFFYINGGAGTGKSHLIKCIHSEASKILSRLPANAEEADISNPTVLLTSFTGTAAFSINGSTLHSLLKLPRSLKPPIQGLGNQLDEVRSELMNAEIIVIDEISMVSKPLFAYVDARLKQIKGTQRPFGGMSVLAVGDFYQLPPVRQSKPLCVYDPEQIDLWQEHFQMITLTEIMRQKDDVAFAEMLNRIRVKEKTDELSQCDRDLLSQAVTAPEECPTEVLHIYATNKNVESHNTDTLKKLHSNIIIINADDFQKDKCTGRMERRDKPFTGGRNDLPDTLNVAEGARVMLTRNLDTLNGLVNGAFGILVKVVRSENDGHIIKLGLRMDNRQPMRHNRSANAASDDLVYIERAEESLKFKGAVRRQFPVKLAFACTIHKTQGLTTQTAVVSMKNIFEPGMAYVALSRVTSLSGLYLQDLDEKKIYANPEVTAALQTMRQASVEEMMPLLQVRETASRLDTLTLIHHNTEGLPSHISDIKSHHEMCLADVLCLTESHLQGSFVADSLHLDGYTMFKRNRHVSYTNFPHMASRSGGGVVVYLRNHFQVQTP, from the exons ATGGCATTTCCTGTGCAGTTTCCTACTGGTCAGAATACACTGGATGAAAAGAGACTTCTTAAACTCACACCAAGTGCTTACTTCAAATCAAGGCTTTTCAACATTGATGCAAGATTTGCTAAAGACACAAATTACCTGTTTTTCTCACAGTTTGTCACTGAAATACACTTGGCTAATTCCAGTATGACGATACAGCTAAGGAAAGGTAAAACTATGACCAAAGATGGACGCAAAATCACATCAGGAATGTTACAAAGTAAGACAGAAGTAGAGAAGCTGGTAAGAAATAAAGATGCAATCAGATTTATGCAGCCACTCAGAGGAACTCCAGCTTACTGGCAGAAAACTACCAGAGATCTATTCAGCATGGTTCGCCAAATAGGAACACCTCAGTTCTTTGtcactttctctgctgctgaGATGAGATGGCCTGAAGTGATTCAAGCAATAAAGAGACAGCAAGGTGAAGAGGTTGATTTTGAAGCCCTGGACTGGtcagaaaagtgtgaaattcTAAGATCAAATCCAGTAACCACCATGCGAATGTTTGATAAACGTGTTGAGGCTTTGTTCAGAGATTTGCTTTTTTCTCCTGCACAGCCCCTTGGTGAGATCATTGAttacttttacagagttgagttCCAGCACAGAGGTAGTCCACATATACACATGTTGCTGTGGATTCGAGAAAAGGTAGAAGCAGATGTGGATGACGACCAAACTGTCTGTGACTTTGTTGACAGATACATCTCAGCTCAACTCCCTGATCCAGAAAAACAACCTGAACTGCACAAAAAAGTCACTGAGCTACAAAAGCACAGcaaaaaccacacaaagacATGCTTTAAGAGTGTGAACTCTGGTTGTAGATTTGGGTTTCCCAAACCACCAGCCACAAGAACAATGATTGTGAGACAGGATGAGGATTCAGACACTGAAGCTGCAAAAGCCAAACTCAGACCTTTGTTGAACCTGCTGAAGGAACCTGAAGCTGCTTCCCTCACCATAGAGCAGATTCTGTCACGATGCAACTTGACAATGAATGAGTATGAACAATGCCTCCAAGacataaacaagaaaacagctcTGATTCTGAAACGTGACCCAAATGAGTGTTGGATCAACAATTACAACCCAGACctgcttgaagcctggaacTCTAATTTAGATGTCTCATTCATTTTGAATGCCTATTCATGTATAGAATACCTCTGTAAATATATAACAAAGAAAGAATCTGGCCTCTCTGAATACCTGAAGACAGTTATTGACAACTCTGATAAGAACACCGTCAATGAGTGTGATGAAATGAGAGCTGTGATGCAGGCTTactcaaaaaagagagaaatcagCGCACAGGAGTGTGTGACTCGAGTCTGTGgcctaaaaatgaaaaaatgttccCGCAGTGTTGTATTTGTACCAACAGATGATAACCCAGTAAAAATGAGTCGGCCCATGAGCTTCCTGGAAAGCACAACACATGACAGCTGTAATATTTGGATGACAAGTTTGAGTGATAAATACAAATGCAGACCTGAGACCCCAGAATATGAGGAAATGTCACTGGCTGATTTTGCTGCCTTGTGCAGGTTGGTGAGTGGTCCAAATGAAGGAAAAGATGTGCTTCCTCTTCTAAACCAGCTTGGATTTGTACAAAGGCGAAAGAATGATAAACCAGCTATAATCAGATATTACCACTGTTCACAGGAAAAAGATCCTGAGCAATATTATGGTCGACTGTTGAGACTTTACCTTCCACACAGATCAGAGCAGGAACTGAAACCACAATGTTTCCAAACCTATCAGTCCTTCTACAACTCAGGTTTTGTACGACTTCCATGTTCAGACCACAGTGAGTCTGTGAAAAGGGTtgtgaaaagaaataaagacaagTATGAGAAGAACTCTGAGGATATTGAGAGTGCACTGGAAGAGTTTGAACAAAATAGGGATGTTGTGATTGATGAATGGTGTAATCTTGCTCCTGAATCTGAAGTTGTGAGGCTGCAATGTGATGAGAATCTTCCTGAGAGACATTCTGATGATGAGAACGAACAGGAGAATGTTCCCGACTACAGTCGTCAGTCTGATGCTGTAACAGAGATCAGAGCCATCAGAGAACAACCTGCAGTAGATCCAGCCGTGGTACGTGTAATGTATCAGAATCTgaaccagaagcaggcctgcgTGTTCTATGCCATAAGAGACTGGTGTATTCAGCGAGTTTGTGGTTTGAACCCAGATCCATTTTTCTTCTATATCAATGGTGGTGCAGGAACTGGAAAGTCACATCTGATTAAGTGTATTCATTCTGAAGCATCAAAGATCCTGAGCAGACTGCCTGCTAATGCAGAAGAAGCTGACATATCAAATCCAACTGTTTTACTGACTTCATTTACCGGTACAGCAGCTTTTTCTATCAATGGCTCTACGTTACATTCTCTACTGAAACTACCCAGGAGTCTGAAACCACCCATTCAAGGACTTGGTAACCAACTGGATGAAGTCAGATCTGAGCTGATGAATGCTGAAATTATTGTTATTGATGAGATTTCAATGGTTTCAAAACCCCTTTTTGCTTATGTGGATGCAAGACTGAAACAAATCAAAGGCACTCAGAGACCTTTTGGTGGAATGTCAGTTTTAGCTGTTGGAGATTTTTACCAGCTGCCACCAGTGCGACAGTCTAAACCTCTCTGTGTTTACGATCCAGAACAGATTGACCTATGGCaggaacattttcagatgatcactctAACCGAGATCATgcgtcagaaagatgatgtggcctttgcagagatgctgaacaggattagagtcaaagaaaagacagaTGAGCTTTCTCAGTGCGACAGAGATTTGTTGTCACAGGCTGTGACTGCACCAGAAGAATGTCCAACTGAGGTCTTACACATTTATGCCACCAACAAGAATGTGGAATCCCACAACACAGATACCCTGAAGAAGCTTCATTCAAACATCATAATCATCAATGCAGACGATTTCCAGAAGGATAAATGTACAGGCAGAATGGAACGAAGAGACAAACCATTTACAGGTGGGAGAAATGATTTACCTGACACTCTGAATGTTGCTGAAGGAGCTCGAGTCATGCTGACCAGAAACTTGGACACACTAAACGGTTTGGTCAACGGTGCTTTTGGTATACTGGTAAAGGTGGtgagatctgaaaatgatggacACATAATTAAACTGGGGCTCAGGATGGACAACCGGCAGCCTATGAGACACAACCGCAGTGCTAATGCAGCTTCTGATGATCTGGTTtacattgagagagcagaggagagtctGAAGTTTAAAGGAGCAGTACGCAGACAGTTTCCTGTAAAGCTAGCATTCGCTTGCACAATTCACAAAACTCAGGGTCTTACAACACAGACAGCTGTAGTTTCAATGAAGAACATTTTTGAACCAGGTATGGCTTACGTTGCTCTCAGCAGGGTGACGTCTCTCAGTGGACTCTATTTGCAGGACTTGGATGAGAAAAAGATTTACGCCAATCCCGAGGTAACTGCAGCGCTCCAAACCATGAGACAAGCCAGTGTTGAGGAAATGATGCCTCTTCTTCAGGTCAGAGAAACAGCCAGCAGACTTGACACTCTTACACTGATCCATCACAATACAGAGGGTTTGCCATCTCACATCAGTGACATCAAGAGTCATCATGAAATGTGTttagcagatgttttgtgtctCACTGAGTCTCACCTTCAAGGCTCCTTTGTTGCAGACAGTCTTCATTTGGATGGCTACACCATGTTCAAACGCAACAGACATGtgtcctacacaaactttccTCACATGGCCAGCAGAAGTGGTGGGGGAGTTGTTGTGTATTTGAGGAATCATTTTCAGGTTCAG ACCCCCTGA